In the genome of Desulfovibrio aminophilus DSM 12254, one region contains:
- a CDS encoding carbon-nitrogen hydrolase, which translates to MSKEFTLALIQCAMQPEPEANREKARDLVLEAAKRGADLVCLPELFASPYFCKREDSEHFDLAETIPGPSLEIMSATAREAGVCLVVPIFERRGPGMYHNTAAILGPDGDTLGLYRKMHIPEDPGFHEKFYFTPGDLGFPVFDTPLGRVAVLICWDQWFPEAARMAALQGAELVLYPTAIGRLHGESEKEGLRQVDSWMTVQRGHAVANGLFVAAANRIGLEEPDGPGVAVHFFGNSFVADPRGEVLARASDEKEEILLAEVDTRRVDETRRIWPFLRDRRIDAYYPLLERYGK; encoded by the coding sequence ATGTCCAAGGAATTCACCCTGGCCCTGATCCAATGCGCCATGCAGCCCGAGCCCGAGGCCAACCGCGAGAAGGCCCGCGACCTGGTTCTGGAGGCCGCCAAACGCGGGGCCGATCTGGTCTGCCTGCCCGAGCTGTTCGCCTCGCCCTATTTCTGCAAGCGCGAGGACAGCGAGCATTTCGACCTGGCCGAGACCATCCCGGGGCCGTCCCTGGAGATCATGAGCGCCACGGCCCGCGAGGCCGGGGTCTGCCTCGTGGTCCCGATCTTCGAGCGCCGGGGGCCGGGCATGTACCACAACACGGCCGCAATCCTGGGCCCGGACGGCGATACCCTGGGTCTGTACCGCAAGATGCACATTCCCGAGGATCCGGGATTCCACGAGAAGTTCTACTTCACGCCCGGCGACCTGGGCTTTCCGGTCTTCGACACTCCGCTGGGCCGCGTCGCGGTGCTCATCTGCTGGGACCAGTGGTTCCCGGAAGCCGCGCGCATGGCCGCGCTGCAGGGCGCGGAGCTGGTCCTCTACCCCACGGCCATCGGCAGGCTGCACGGTGAGTCCGAGAAGGAGGGCCTGCGCCAGGTGGATTCCTGGATGACCGTGCAGCGCGGGCACGCCGTGGCCAACGGCCTGTTCGTGGCCGCGGCCAACCGCATCGGCCTGGAGGAGCCCGACGGCCCGGGCGTGGCGGTGCATTTCTTCGGCAATTCCTTCGTGGCCGACCCGCGCGGCGAGGTTCTGGCCCGGGCCTCGGACGAGAAAGAAGAAATCCTCCTGGCCGAGGTGGACACCCGCCGGGTGGACGAGACGCGCCGCATCTGGCCCTTCCTGCGCGACCGGCGCATCGACGCCTACTACCCCCTGCTGGAGCGCTACGGCAAATGA